The Paenibacillus sp. MBLB1832 genome has a window encoding:
- a CDS encoding DUF2935 domain-containing protein, with protein sequence MRSLDEIRFWSRIMKEHSLFLKLGFRCDDTQLIQEANHYYHIFEHIEGRSHAYSVQTDPDQIRQFNMEVSAAVAHIWAFKRKVLGLIIQCKLPGGNNFPLLVDHTSREANYFRNRLHELNTGRLEPLPDAIIDENVFFLRIMADHAKFIGHLLDPSERQLVEQARNFSHDFDTLLFQAIDLSGMRPQSQTEPLLDQFLDQNRVSVVALRDFKKTARDLIEACKIKSIIHPLLADHVFREAERFLTLIDLFEQCLTGQPVVMREEHHNH encoded by the coding sequence ATGCGTTCGTTAGACGAGATTCGTTTCTGGTCGCGTATTATGAAAGAGCATTCCTTATTTCTGAAGTTGGGTTTTCGCTGTGACGATACGCAACTGATTCAAGAAGCGAATCATTATTATCACATTTTCGAGCATATTGAGGGGCGTTCTCACGCATATTCGGTGCAAACAGACCCTGATCAAATCAGACAATTCAATATGGAGGTATCAGCGGCTGTCGCCCATATTTGGGCTTTCAAAAGAAAGGTGCTCGGCCTCATCATCCAATGCAAGCTACCAGGCGGGAACAATTTTCCTTTACTCGTGGATCATACAAGCCGAGAGGCGAACTATTTCCGAAACCGATTGCATGAATTGAATACAGGACGATTAGAACCGTTACCAGACGCGATTATTGATGAAAATGTGTTCTTCCTGCGCATCATGGCGGATCACGCCAAGTTTATTGGGCACCTGCTTGATCCTTCCGAGCGGCAGCTGGTGGAGCAAGCAAGGAACTTTAGTCATGATTTTGACACGTTGTTATTTCAAGCGATCGATTTGAGCGGCATGCGGCCGCAGTCCCAAACGGAACCACTCCTAGATCAGTTCCTCGATCAGAACCGAGTCTCCGTCGTCGCCCTGCGTGATTTCAAGAAGACGGCCCGCGACCTGATCGAAGCCTGCAAAATCAAAAGCATCATCCACCCCTTATTGGCGGACCACGTGTTCCGAGAAGCGGAACGCTTCTTGACGCTG